One segment of Manihot esculenta cultivar AM560-2 chromosome 4, M.esculenta_v8, whole genome shotgun sequence DNA contains the following:
- the LOC110613892 gene encoding transmembrane 9 superfamily member 5: MNILFFLLFTTAFSFLRFVCSSPADHSYNVGDPVPLFVNKVGPLHNPSETYRYYDLPFCRPDNVIRKKETLGEVLNGDRLSSALYDLKFREDKTGVTLCKKKLKGDEVLRFRDAIIDDFYFQMYYDDLPLWGFIGKVEEQSWIVGQREFKYYLFKHVQFDVLYRGNRVIEVSAFSDPNHAVDITEDVDIDVEFTYSVIWNATSAPFETRMDKYSRASFHPVHQQIHWFSFVNSIIIILLLMGLLTGLFMRRLRNDLKKCSGGDEEEDKEVGWKYIHSDVFRYPHNISLFSAVLGTGTQLLTMVCFLFVLAFVGVLYPYNRGALCTSFVLVYTLTSVVGGYTTAAFHNQFAQTGWKRSVIFTGILFLGPLFVILSILNIIAVSYGTTATLPFGTIMVILLIHVFFTVPLLALGGLLGYCFRSVFQAPSATKRYPREIPPLGWYRKTPAQMFLAGILCCSAIILELHHLYASLWGYKICTLPSILFVTFIILILLTALLSIVMTYILLSAEDHQWWWRSVLCGGAPAIFMFSYGICFFARSNMRGFMQLSFFLGYNACICYAFFLMLGTVSFRASFMFVSHIYHAVKSE; this comes from the exons ATGAATATCCTTTTCTTCCTTCTGTTTACGACTGCGTTCTCTTTTCTCCGGTTCGTTTGTTCTTCTCCGGCCGATCACAGCTACAATGTAGGAGATCCTGTACCTCTATTCGTCAACAAAGTTGGTCCCTTGCACAATCCCAG TGAAACCTACCGCTACTATGATTTGCCATTCTGTCGTCCAG ATAATGTAATTCGAAAGAAAGAAACGCTTGGTGAGGTGTTGAATGGGGATCGTTTGAGTAGTGCTTTGTATGACTTGAAATTCAGGGAGGACAAAACTGGGGTTACCCTTTGTAAGAAGAAGCTTAAAGGAGATGAAGTTTTGAGGTTTAGAGATGCTATTATCGATGATTTCTACTTCCAAATGTATTATGATGATCTCCCGTTATGGGGCTTTATTGGGAAAGTTGAAGAACAAAGTTGGATTGTTGGTCAGAGAGAGTTTAAGTATTATCTGTTTAAACACGTTCAGTTTGATGTTCTTTATCGTGGCAATCGAGTCATTGAAGTAAGTGCTTTTAGTGATCCAAATCATGCTGTGGATATAACTGAAGATGTTGATATAGATGTTGAGTTCACTTATTCAGTTATCTGGAATGCGACCTCAGCTCCATTTGAGACCAGGATGGACAAATATTCGAGGGCTTCGTTTCATCCAGTACACCAGCAGATCCATTGGTTCTCATTTGTTAACTCAATCATCATCATTTTGCTCCTGATGGgattgctcactgggctttttatgCGACGTCTCAGGAATGATTTGAAAAA GTGTTCTGGTGGAGATGAAGAGGAAGATAAAGAGGTTGGCTGGAAATACATCCATAGTGACGTTTTCAGATACCCACATAACATATCCTTGTTTTCTGCTGTCTTGGGCACAGGCACTCAACTGCTGACAAT GGTTTGCTTTTTATTTGTTTTGGCATTTGTTGGTGTGCTATACCCTTACAATCGTGGAGCCTTGTGCACTTCTTTCGTCTTGGTATATACACTCACATCTGTGGTTGGGGGTTATACCACTGCTGCTTTCCACAATCAGTTTGCTCAAACTGGATGG AAAAGGAGTGTTATTTTCACTGGGATTCTGTTCCTCGGTCCATTGTTTGTGATACTATCCATTTTGAATATCATTGCTGTATCTTATGGGACCACAGCCACACTTCCATTTGGAACCATTATGGTGATACTTCTCATACACGTATTTTTTACTGTTCCATTGCTTGCCTTGGGAGGGCTTCTTGGTTACTGTTTCAGGTCTGTATTTCAAGCCCCTTCTGCTACAAAAAGGTACCCAAGGGAGATTCCGCCATTAGGATGGTACAGGAAAACACCTGCTCAAATGTTTCTTGCAGGAATTTTATGCTGTAGTGCAATTATCCTTGAGTTACACCACTTATATGCAAGCTTGTGGGGCTATAAAATATGCACTCTGCCCAGCATTTTGTTTGTCACTTTCATCATCCTTATCTTACTTACCGCACTCTTAAGTATCGTTATGACATACATTCTGCTCTCCGCAGAGGACCATcagtggtggtggag ATCTGTGTTGTGTGGGGGTGCACCTGCCATTTTTATGTTCAGTTATGGTATCTGCTTCTTTGCCAGGTCAAATATGAGGGGCTTCATGCAGCTATCATTTTTCTTAGGGTATAATGCTTGCATTTGCTATGCATTTTTCTTGATGCTGGGTACAGTCAGTTTTCGTGCTTCATTCATGTTTGTTTCCCACATATACCATGCTGTTAAGAGTGAGTGA
- the LOC110614168 gene encoding F-box/LRR-repeat protein At1g67190, with amino-acid sequence MENFPVEVIGNILSQLAVARDVVIASATCRKWREAYRKHLHTLSFNSHDWPVYRDLTTSRLEILITKTIFQTTALQGLSILMDDVDEFSASTVIAWLMYTRGTLRQLVYNVMTTPNVNILEVCGRQKLEILELSHNSIPGVELSYQRFPRLKTLSLSYVSISALDLSLLLAACLKIETLELINPDIATSDAQVTIELSSPTLKSVYVESISLDKFILEADSIERLHLKDCSLELFELIGKKTLKFFKIDDVSLIQFDTGETVENLEIVDVSNFTFIWPKFYQLISKSSKLKRLRLWNVVFDDEAIIVDLETIAVCFPQLSHLSLGYDLRDGALHYGLQGSSNLVNVFFLELGWTIINDLFPHWVEGLLKRCPNLRKLVIHGVVSEAKSQEECRMLATLTSTIVRLMRKYMNVEVQFEYE; translated from the coding sequence ATGGAGAATTTTCCTGTTGAAGTGATTGGTAACATATTATCTCAGTTGGCAGTTGCCCGTGATGTGGTGATAGCATCTGCAACATGTCGAAAGTGGCGAGAAGCTTACCGCAAACACCTTCACACACTTTCATTCAATTCCCATGACTGGCCTGTTTATCGTGATTTGACTACTAGTCGACTTGAAATATTGATAACAAAAACTATTTTTCAAACCACTGCATTGCAAGGCCTGTCAATTTTGATGGATGATGTTGATGAGTTTTCTGCTTCAACTGTTATTGCTTGGCTCATGTATACCAGAGGAACTTTGCGCCAGTTGGTCTATAATGTTATGACTACTCCAAATGTTAATATTCTTGAGGTTTGTGGGAGGCAGAAGCTTGAAATATTGGAATTGTCCCATAACTCCATACCAGGGGTTGAACTCAGTTACCAAAGGTTCCCTCGTTTGAAAACTCTTTCTTTAAGCTATGTCAGTATCTCAGCACTTGATCTGAGTCTTTTACTCGCTGCCTGCCTAAAGATTGAGACATTGGAACTTATCAATCCAGATATTGCAACATCTGACGCACAGGTGACAATTGAACTCAGTAGTCCTACATTGAAGAGTgtttatgttgaatcaattagtTTGGACAAGTTTATATTGGAGGCAGATAGTATTGAGCGTTTGCACTTGAAGGATTGTTCCCTTGAGCTATTTGAACTCATTGGAAAGAAAACTTTGAAGTTTTTCAAGATTGATGATGTTAGTCTTATACAATTTGATACTGGTGAAACAGTTGAAAATCTTGAGATTGTAGATGTTAGCAACTTCACATTTATCTGGCCAAAGTTCTATCAGCTGATCTCAAAATCATCCAAGTTGAAGAGGCTTCGTCTTTGGAATGTGGTGTTTGATGATGAGGCCATTATTGTGGATTTGGAAACTATTGCTGTTTGTTTTCCACAACTTAGCCATTTGTCACTAGGCTACGACTTGAGAGATGGAGCGCTTCATTATGGTTTGCAAGGATCTTCAAACTTGGTGAATGTGTTTTTCTTGGAGCTTGGATGGACCATAATTAATGATCTTTTCCCACATTGGGTTGAGGGACTGCTAAAGCGTTGTCCGAACCTTAGGAAGTTGGTAATTCATGGAGTTGTTTCAGAGGCCAAAAGCCAAGAAGAATGCCGGATGTTGGCTACTCTTACTTCAACCATAGTTCGACTTATGAGGAAATACATGAATGTAGAGGTGCAATTTGAGTATGAATAG